A genomic window from Acidobacteriota bacterium includes:
- a CDS encoding periplasmic heavy metal sensor yields MQTRNLNSNPRLLVTLCLAALLSAVSSFAPAAAPPPVAVPELNPVLVKSPVQWMQEFLGRLDLTPEQIQQILEVFRSHAAELQVVAVEEFAARTLLNQAVHQCTPNPIAVRMATVGVAAADLQLNLLRAALFAEIHPILTEGQRAELQGLTDLVQGWVTQAAGSCGSNSGPHPVLDALRDLAAAKLGLTEDQRAQLQAVIDRHKPLVCTQLNQEIAARKSLLAAIRKPAVDTGAILAASTTVYEVDVAFNLERADIYAEVCAILTPEQKDKLRGIVDRVRTAVEKLLEALAGVFPQAAW; encoded by the coding sequence ATGCAAACCCGAAACCTGAATTCGAACCCCCGGCTCCTCGTCACTCTCTGCCTCGCGGCCCTCCTGTCGGCCGTCTCCTCGTTCGCGCCCGCCGCCGCCCCGCCCCCGGTTGCCGTGCCCGAACTGAACCCGGTGCTCGTGAAGTCGCCGGTCCAGTGGATGCAGGAATTCCTCGGCCGGCTGGACCTCACCCCCGAGCAGATCCAGCAGATCCTGGAGGTCTTCCGCTCCCACGCCGCCGAACTCCAGGTGGTGGCCGTCGAGGAGTTCGCGGCCCGGACCCTGCTCAACCAGGCCGTCCACCAGTGCACCCCCAACCCGATCGCCGTCCGGATGGCCACGGTCGGTGTCGCGGCCGCCGACCTCCAGCTCAACCTCCTCCGGGCGGCGCTCTTCGCCGAGATCCACCCCATCCTCACCGAGGGCCAGCGGGCCGAGTTGCAGGGCCTCACCGACCTCGTCCAGGGGTGGGTCACCCAGGCCGCCGGGTCCTGCGGTTCGAATTCCGGGCCCCACCCGGTGCTGGACGCGCTGAGGGACCTGGCCGCCGCGAAACTGGGGCTGACCGAGGACCAGCGGGCGCAGCTCCAGGCCGTCATCGACCGGCACAAGCCGCTGGTGTGCACCCAGCTCAACCAGGAGATCGCGGCGCGGAAGTCCCTCCTGGCGGCCATCCGGAAGCCGGCGGTGGACACGGGCGCCATCCTGGCCGCGTCCACGACGGTCTACGAGGTGGACGTCGCCTTCAACCTGGAACGGGCCGACATTTACGCCGAGGTTTGCGCGATCCTGACCCCCGAGCAGAAGGACAAGCTCCGCGGGATCGTCGATCGCGTGCGGACCGCCGTGGAAAAGCTCCTCGAGGCCCTGGCGGGGGTCTTCCCGCAGGCGGCCTGGTGA
- a CDS encoding RNA polymerase sigma factor — protein sequence MRTYRGEMPLDHWLSRITVNACYDRLRSRRRHPEEPVSQLGEEQSFRLENRPEPEGDNPEERQRRREECEAARALLERLSAAERLVLTLMILEERSVRDIAALTGWSSANVKIRAFRARRKLRKLILPETRKG from the coding sequence ATGCGGACGTACCGTGGCGAGATGCCCCTGGACCACTGGCTGTCCCGGATCACGGTGAACGCCTGCTACGACCGGCTCCGTTCCCGGCGGCGGCACCCGGAGGAACCGGTTTCCCAGCTGGGGGAGGAGCAGTCCTTCCGGCTGGAGAACCGGCCGGAGCCCGAGGGCGACAACCCCGAGGAGCGCCAGCGGCGGCGCGAGGAGTGCGAGGCCGCCCGGGCGCTCCTGGAAAGGCTCTCCGCCGCCGAGCGGCTGGTCCTCACCCTGATGATCCTCGAGGAACGCTCGGTGAGGGACATCGCGGCCCTCACCGGCTGGTCCTCGGCCAACGTGAAGATCCGGGCCTTCCGGGCCCGGCGGAAACTGCGGAAGCTGATCCTTCCGGAAACCCGGAAAGGCTGA